One Megalopta genalis isolate 19385.01 chromosome 5, iyMegGena1_principal, whole genome shotgun sequence DNA window includes the following coding sequences:
- the Plod gene encoding procollagen lysyl hydroxylase isoform X2 produces MIGRKTVALFSVLLLNYVNRFVSVGEVCFSARQDGYENASYKCELSNIFKEVVDQLCKKKNETVNGALNDVLVFTVATAETDGYRRYLSSVDTYGFRNNLNVLGMGETWQGGNIMTHAGGGYKINLLKKALENYKDDKEKIILFTDSYDVIFLGGLAKIVDKFKNMNARILFSAEGSCWPDKSLASKYPIATQGKRFLNSGGFVGYFSDIYEILHYAAIENTDDDQLFFTKAYLNENLREKHNIKLDHKSDIFHNLYAAVADVELKFEGGKASLVNSVYNTKPLILHGNGHSKLSLNSLGNYLAQAWNSETGCVMCWEGTIELNKTMPETYPVVVIAIFIERSTPFLEEFFGLIYNQAYPKSKLHLFVRNNVEYHQPIANEFMRKHAREYRSYKQILASDNVNEVDARNLAMDYCLLKQCSGYFSVDSISHLDNEYTLKLLVEQQRGIVAPLLVRPYKMWSNFWGAIMDDGFYARSFDYLEIVKNERRGLWNVPFINNCYLINATLISNKETRPSYSEGDMDTDMAFAHANRERLIFMYVSNRVDFGHLVNPDSYDISMTNPDMYQMLDNKLDWEKRYIHENYSENFNPDKTPIQPCPDVYWFPIVNERFTKELVQIMEAYGKWSDGTNNDPRIDGGYEAVPTRDIHMKQVGFHESWLYFLTEYVSPLQEHVFIGYYTSPPRALMNFVVRYRPDEQPLLKPHHDSSTYTINIALNRAGVDYEGGGCRFIRYNCSVTDTKPGWMLMHPGRLTHYHEGLRVNNGTRYIMISFIDP; encoded by the exons ATGATCGGAAGAAAAACAGTCGCGTTGTTCAGTGTTCTATTATTGAATTACGTAAATCGCTTTGTGTCAGTCGGAGAAGTTTGTTTCAGTGCGCGTCAAGATGGCTATGAAAACGCGTCATATAAATGTGAATTATCGAATATATTTAAAGAAGTGGTCGATCAACTCtgtaaaaaaaagaacgaaactGTTAACGGTGCTCTAAATG ATGTACTAGTATTTACCGTTGCTACTGCCGAAACTGATGGGTACAGGAGATATCTTTCATCCGTGGATACCTATGGATTTCGGAATAACTTGAACGTGCTGGGAATGGGAGAAACTTGGCAAGGTGGCAATATAATGACTCATGCAGGAGGAGGATATAAAATTAATCTTTTGAAGAAAGCTCTGGAAAACTATAAAGACGACAAAGAGaagattatattatttacagacAG TTACGATGTGATATTTTTGGGTGGCTTAGCAAAAATAGTCGACAAGTTCAAAAACATGAATGCCAGAATATTATTTTCTGCGGAGGGATCGTGTTGGCCAGACAAATCCCTAGCATCCAAGTATCCGATCGCGACGCAAGGGAAGCGTTTTCTAAATTCAGGAGGCTTCGTCGGTTATTTTTCAGATATCTATGAAATTCTACATTATGCTGCTATAGAAAACACAGACGACGATCAGCTGTTCTTTACTAAAGCCTACCTCAATGAGAATTTACGAGAAAAGCATAATATTAAGTTGGATCATAAATCCGACATATTTCATAATCTCTATGCAGCCGTGG CTGACGTGGAGTTAAAATTCGAGGGTGGAAAAGCTTCGCTCGTCAATAGCGTTTACAACACAAAACCATTGATTCTTCACGGAAATGGTCATAGCAAATTGTCTTTAAATTCGTTAGGAAATTATCTGGCTCAGGCTTGGAATTCTGAGACAGGGTGCGTTATGTGCTGGGAAGGCACGATAGAACTGAATAAAACAATGCCAGAAACATACCCGGTCGTAGTAATCGCCATATTCATTGAGAGGTCCACTCCTTTCTTGGAAGAGTTTTTCGGACTGATATATAATCAAGCTTATCCAAAATCAAAGCTGCATCTATTCGTTCGCAACAATGTAGAGTACCATCAGCCCATCGCAAATGAGTTCATGAGGAAGCACGCGAGAGAATACAGGAGCTACAAGCAAATCCTTGCCAGCGATAACGTTAACGAAGTCGATGCGAGGAACTTGGCAAT GGACTACTGTTTGCTGAAGCAATGTTCTGGATATTTCTCTGTCGATTCAATTTCACATTTGGACAACGAGTACACGTTGAAGCTGCTGGTGGAGCAGCAACGAGGAATCGTTGCACCGTTGTTGGTCAGGCCATACAAAATGTGGAGCAACTTCTGGGGTGCAATTATGGACGACGGATTTTATGCCAGGAGTTTCGATTATCTCGAAATCGTAAAGAACGAAAGAAG GGGGCTATGGAATGTACCCTTCATCAACAACTGTTACTTGATCAATGCCACATTAATCAGTAAcaaagagactcgtccatcctACTCGGAGGGGGATATGGACACCGATATGGCTTTTGCTCATGCCAACAGAGAACGACTTATCTTCATGTATGTCAGCAACAGAGTCGACTTCGGACATCTCGTTAATCCAGACAGTTATGACATTTCTATGACCAATCCCGATATGTACCAAATGTTGGACAACAAATTGGACTGGGAGAAAAGATACATACATGAAAATTATTCAGAGAATTTTAATCCCGACAAGACACCCATTCAG CCCTGTCCGGACGTATATTGGTTTCCCATTGTTAACGAGAGATTTACCAAGGAGTTGGTACAAATTATGGAAGCGTATGGAAAGTGGTCCGATGGAACAAATAAT GATCCACGTATTGACGGCGGATACGAAGCCGTCCCAACACGAGACATACACATGAAACAAGTCGGCTTCCACGAATCTTGGTTGTACTTCCTCACTGAATATGTCAGCCCCTTGCAAGAGCATGTTTTTATAGGCTACTATACGAGC CCACCTCGAGCTCTAATGAATTTCGTTGTGAGATATCGGCCTGACGAACAACCATTATTGAAACCACATCACGACAGTTCCACCTACACGATAAACATCGCCCTAAACAGGGCAGGAGTGGATTACGAGGGCGGAGGCTGCAGATTCATTCGATACAATTGTTCTGTGACGGACACCAAACCAGGCTGGATGTTGATGCACCCTGGAAGATTGACTCATTACCACGAAGGGCTCAGAGTCAACAATGGTACTCGATACATCATGATCTCGTTCATTGATCCTTAA
- the Plod gene encoding procollagen lysyl hydroxylase isoform X1 — MIGRKTVALFSVLLLNYVNRFVSVGEVCFSARQDGYENASYKCELSNIFKEVVDQLCKKKNETVNGALNDVLVFTVATAETDGYRRYLSSVDTYGFRNNLNVLGMGETWQGGNIMTHAGGGYKINLLKKALENYKDDKEKIILFTDSYDVIFLGGLAKIVDKFKNMNARILFSAEGSCWPDKSLASKYPIATQGKRFLNSGGFVGYFSDIYEILHYAAIENTDDDQLFFTKAYLNENLREKHNIKLDHKSDIFHNLYAAVADVELKFEGGKASLVNSVYNTKPLILHGNGHSKLSLNSLGNYLAQAWNSETGCVMCWEGTIELNKTMPETYPVVVIAIFIERSTPFLEEFFGLIYNQAYPKSKLHLFVRNNVEYHQPIANEFMRKHAREYRSYKQILASDNVNEVDARNLAMDYCLLKQCSGYFSVDSISHLDNEYTLKLLVEQQRGIVAPLLVRPYKMWSNFWGAIMDDGFYARSFDYLEIVKNERRGLWNVPFINNCYLINATLISNKETRPSYSEGDMDTDMAFAHANRERLIFMYVSNRVDFGHLVNPDSYDISMTNPDMYQMLDNKLDWEKRYIHENYSENFNPDKTPIQPCPDVYWFPIVNERFTKELVQIMEAYGKWSDGTNNDPRLTGGYENVPTRDIHMNQVNYEPQWLYFLKEYVRPLQELVFTGYYHDPPRALMNFVVRYRPDEQPLLKPHHDSSTYTINIALNRAGVDYEGGGCRFIRYNCSVTDTKPGWMLMHPGRLTHYHEGLRVNNGTRYIMISFIDP; from the exons ATGATCGGAAGAAAAACAGTCGCGTTGTTCAGTGTTCTATTATTGAATTACGTAAATCGCTTTGTGTCAGTCGGAGAAGTTTGTTTCAGTGCGCGTCAAGATGGCTATGAAAACGCGTCATATAAATGTGAATTATCGAATATATTTAAAGAAGTGGTCGATCAACTCtgtaaaaaaaagaacgaaactGTTAACGGTGCTCTAAATG ATGTACTAGTATTTACCGTTGCTACTGCCGAAACTGATGGGTACAGGAGATATCTTTCATCCGTGGATACCTATGGATTTCGGAATAACTTGAACGTGCTGGGAATGGGAGAAACTTGGCAAGGTGGCAATATAATGACTCATGCAGGAGGAGGATATAAAATTAATCTTTTGAAGAAAGCTCTGGAAAACTATAAAGACGACAAAGAGaagattatattatttacagacAG TTACGATGTGATATTTTTGGGTGGCTTAGCAAAAATAGTCGACAAGTTCAAAAACATGAATGCCAGAATATTATTTTCTGCGGAGGGATCGTGTTGGCCAGACAAATCCCTAGCATCCAAGTATCCGATCGCGACGCAAGGGAAGCGTTTTCTAAATTCAGGAGGCTTCGTCGGTTATTTTTCAGATATCTATGAAATTCTACATTATGCTGCTATAGAAAACACAGACGACGATCAGCTGTTCTTTACTAAAGCCTACCTCAATGAGAATTTACGAGAAAAGCATAATATTAAGTTGGATCATAAATCCGACATATTTCATAATCTCTATGCAGCCGTGG CTGACGTGGAGTTAAAATTCGAGGGTGGAAAAGCTTCGCTCGTCAATAGCGTTTACAACACAAAACCATTGATTCTTCACGGAAATGGTCATAGCAAATTGTCTTTAAATTCGTTAGGAAATTATCTGGCTCAGGCTTGGAATTCTGAGACAGGGTGCGTTATGTGCTGGGAAGGCACGATAGAACTGAATAAAACAATGCCAGAAACATACCCGGTCGTAGTAATCGCCATATTCATTGAGAGGTCCACTCCTTTCTTGGAAGAGTTTTTCGGACTGATATATAATCAAGCTTATCCAAAATCAAAGCTGCATCTATTCGTTCGCAACAATGTAGAGTACCATCAGCCCATCGCAAATGAGTTCATGAGGAAGCACGCGAGAGAATACAGGAGCTACAAGCAAATCCTTGCCAGCGATAACGTTAACGAAGTCGATGCGAGGAACTTGGCAAT GGACTACTGTTTGCTGAAGCAATGTTCTGGATATTTCTCTGTCGATTCAATTTCACATTTGGACAACGAGTACACGTTGAAGCTGCTGGTGGAGCAGCAACGAGGAATCGTTGCACCGTTGTTGGTCAGGCCATACAAAATGTGGAGCAACTTCTGGGGTGCAATTATGGACGACGGATTTTATGCCAGGAGTTTCGATTATCTCGAAATCGTAAAGAACGAAAGAAG GGGGCTATGGAATGTACCCTTCATCAACAACTGTTACTTGATCAATGCCACATTAATCAGTAAcaaagagactcgtccatcctACTCGGAGGGGGATATGGACACCGATATGGCTTTTGCTCATGCCAACAGAGAACGACTTATCTTCATGTATGTCAGCAACAGAGTCGACTTCGGACATCTCGTTAATCCAGACAGTTATGACATTTCTATGACCAATCCCGATATGTACCAAATGTTGGACAACAAATTGGACTGGGAGAAAAGATACATACATGAAAATTATTCAGAGAATTTTAATCCCGACAAGACACCCATTCAG CCCTGTCCGGACGTATATTGGTTTCCCATTGTTAACGAGAGATTTACCAAGGAGTTGGTACAAATTATGGAAGCGTATGGAAAGTGGTCCGATGGAACAAATAAT GATCCCAGATTAACGGGTGGTTACGAGAACGTACCAACCCGTGACATTCATATGAATCAAGTGAACTATGAACCGCAGTGGCTGTACTTCTTAAAGGAGTACGTTAGACCTCTGCAGGAGCTTGTATTTACCGGATATTATCACGAC CCACCTCGAGCTCTAATGAATTTCGTTGTGAGATATCGGCCTGACGAACAACCATTATTGAAACCACATCACGACAGTTCCACCTACACGATAAACATCGCCCTAAACAGGGCAGGAGTGGATTACGAGGGCGGAGGCTGCAGATTCATTCGATACAATTGTTCTGTGACGGACACCAAACCAGGCTGGATGTTGATGCACCCTGGAAGATTGACTCATTACCACGAAGGGCTCAGAGTCAACAATGGTACTCGATACATCATGATCTCGTTCATTGATCCTTAA
- the Plod gene encoding procollagen lysyl hydroxylase isoform X4: MGETWQGGNIMTHAGGGYKINLLKKALENYKDDKEKIILFTDSYDVIFLGGLAKIVDKFKNMNARILFSAEGSCWPDKSLASKYPIATQGKRFLNSGGFVGYFSDIYEILHYAAIENTDDDQLFFTKAYLNENLREKHNIKLDHKSDIFHNLYAAVADVELKFEGGKASLVNSVYNTKPLILHGNGHSKLSLNSLGNYLAQAWNSETGCVMCWEGTIELNKTMPETYPVVVIAIFIERSTPFLEEFFGLIYNQAYPKSKLHLFVRNNVEYHQPIANEFMRKHAREYRSYKQILASDNVNEVDARNLAMDYCLLKQCSGYFSVDSISHLDNEYTLKLLVEQQRGIVAPLLVRPYKMWSNFWGAIMDDGFYARSFDYLEIVKNERRGLWNVPFINNCYLINATLISNKETRPSYSEGDMDTDMAFAHANRERLIFMYVSNRVDFGHLVNPDSYDISMTNPDMYQMLDNKLDWEKRYIHENYSENFNPDKTPIQPCPDVYWFPIVNERFTKELVQIMEAYGKWSDGTNNDPRLTGGYENVPTRDIHMNQVNYEPQWLYFLKEYVRPLQELVFTGYYHDPPRALMNFVVRYRPDEQPLLKPHHDSSTYTINIALNRAGVDYEGGGCRFIRYNCSVTDTKPGWMLMHPGRLTHYHEGLRVNNGTRYIMISFIDP, encoded by the exons ATGGGAGAAACTTGGCAAGGTGGCAATATAATGACTCATGCAGGAGGAGGATATAAAATTAATCTTTTGAAGAAAGCTCTGGAAAACTATAAAGACGACAAAGAGaagattatattatttacagacAG TTACGATGTGATATTTTTGGGTGGCTTAGCAAAAATAGTCGACAAGTTCAAAAACATGAATGCCAGAATATTATTTTCTGCGGAGGGATCGTGTTGGCCAGACAAATCCCTAGCATCCAAGTATCCGATCGCGACGCAAGGGAAGCGTTTTCTAAATTCAGGAGGCTTCGTCGGTTATTTTTCAGATATCTATGAAATTCTACATTATGCTGCTATAGAAAACACAGACGACGATCAGCTGTTCTTTACTAAAGCCTACCTCAATGAGAATTTACGAGAAAAGCATAATATTAAGTTGGATCATAAATCCGACATATTTCATAATCTCTATGCAGCCGTGG CTGACGTGGAGTTAAAATTCGAGGGTGGAAAAGCTTCGCTCGTCAATAGCGTTTACAACACAAAACCATTGATTCTTCACGGAAATGGTCATAGCAAATTGTCTTTAAATTCGTTAGGAAATTATCTGGCTCAGGCTTGGAATTCTGAGACAGGGTGCGTTATGTGCTGGGAAGGCACGATAGAACTGAATAAAACAATGCCAGAAACATACCCGGTCGTAGTAATCGCCATATTCATTGAGAGGTCCACTCCTTTCTTGGAAGAGTTTTTCGGACTGATATATAATCAAGCTTATCCAAAATCAAAGCTGCATCTATTCGTTCGCAACAATGTAGAGTACCATCAGCCCATCGCAAATGAGTTCATGAGGAAGCACGCGAGAGAATACAGGAGCTACAAGCAAATCCTTGCCAGCGATAACGTTAACGAAGTCGATGCGAGGAACTTGGCAAT GGACTACTGTTTGCTGAAGCAATGTTCTGGATATTTCTCTGTCGATTCAATTTCACATTTGGACAACGAGTACACGTTGAAGCTGCTGGTGGAGCAGCAACGAGGAATCGTTGCACCGTTGTTGGTCAGGCCATACAAAATGTGGAGCAACTTCTGGGGTGCAATTATGGACGACGGATTTTATGCCAGGAGTTTCGATTATCTCGAAATCGTAAAGAACGAAAGAAG GGGGCTATGGAATGTACCCTTCATCAACAACTGTTACTTGATCAATGCCACATTAATCAGTAAcaaagagactcgtccatcctACTCGGAGGGGGATATGGACACCGATATGGCTTTTGCTCATGCCAACAGAGAACGACTTATCTTCATGTATGTCAGCAACAGAGTCGACTTCGGACATCTCGTTAATCCAGACAGTTATGACATTTCTATGACCAATCCCGATATGTACCAAATGTTGGACAACAAATTGGACTGGGAGAAAAGATACATACATGAAAATTATTCAGAGAATTTTAATCCCGACAAGACACCCATTCAG CCCTGTCCGGACGTATATTGGTTTCCCATTGTTAACGAGAGATTTACCAAGGAGTTGGTACAAATTATGGAAGCGTATGGAAAGTGGTCCGATGGAACAAATAAT GATCCCAGATTAACGGGTGGTTACGAGAACGTACCAACCCGTGACATTCATATGAATCAAGTGAACTATGAACCGCAGTGGCTGTACTTCTTAAAGGAGTACGTTAGACCTCTGCAGGAGCTTGTATTTACCGGATATTATCACGAC CCACCTCGAGCTCTAATGAATTTCGTTGTGAGATATCGGCCTGACGAACAACCATTATTGAAACCACATCACGACAGTTCCACCTACACGATAAACATCGCCCTAAACAGGGCAGGAGTGGATTACGAGGGCGGAGGCTGCAGATTCATTCGATACAATTGTTCTGTGACGGACACCAAACCAGGCTGGATGTTGATGCACCCTGGAAGATTGACTCATTACCACGAAGGGCTCAGAGTCAACAATGGTACTCGATACATCATGATCTCGTTCATTGATCCTTAA
- the LOC117226810 gene encoding immunoglobulin domain-containing protein oig-4 isoform X2 — protein MPRSMMMLVLLLILLLNSQEILGRRGRTRGKTRSRLQIGLPITGKYRDPESDQYYNNNNGAKILLASHFDLEYVLGHKIAFLCVARGNPRPHITWFKDGAEIYSHLYLHVHEWQVGPDKVKSKLEIDPATQMDAGVYECSADNMYSIDRRSFKTDFSIAFD, from the exons ATGCCCCGCTCTATGATGATGTTAGTGTTGTTGCTCATTCTGTTATTAAATAGCCAGGAGATTCTTGGACGTAGAGGACGTACCAGAGGTAAAACTAGATCGCGTCTCCAAATAGGATTGCCTATAACTGGAAAATACCGTGATCCAGAGAGCGatcaatattacaataataataat GGTGCTAAAATACTGTTGGCGTCGCACTTTGATCTAGAGTACGTTCTGGGTCATAAGATTGCCTTCCTCTGTGTTGCACGTGGTAATCCACGCCCACACATTACATGGTTCAAGGATGGAGCCGAGATTTACAGCCATCTCTACctacat GTACACGAATGGCAAGTTGGACCGGATAAGGTGAAATCAAAACTAGAGATTGATCCTGCAACTCAAATGGACGCTGGAGTGTACGAGTGCTCGGCTGATAATATGTACAGCATCGACCGCAGATCCTTCAAGACTGATTTTTCTATTGCTTTCGATTAA
- the Plod gene encoding procollagen lysyl hydroxylase isoform X3 has protein sequence MSGKIVGCCLFWTLFYAYHVVSETLPSTDVDDVLVFTVATAETDGYRRYLSSVDTYGFRNNLNVLGMGETWQGGNIMTHAGGGYKINLLKKALENYKDDKEKIILFTDSYDVIFLGGLAKIVDKFKNMNARILFSAEGSCWPDKSLASKYPIATQGKRFLNSGGFVGYFSDIYEILHYAAIENTDDDQLFFTKAYLNENLREKHNIKLDHKSDIFHNLYAAVADVELKFEGGKASLVNSVYNTKPLILHGNGHSKLSLNSLGNYLAQAWNSETGCVMCWEGTIELNKTMPETYPVVVIAIFIERSTPFLEEFFGLIYNQAYPKSKLHLFVRNNVEYHQPIANEFMRKHAREYRSYKQILASDNVNEVDARNLAMDYCLLKQCSGYFSVDSISHLDNEYTLKLLVEQQRGIVAPLLVRPYKMWSNFWGAIMDDGFYARSFDYLEIVKNERRGLWNVPFINNCYLINATLISNKETRPSYSEGDMDTDMAFAHANRERLIFMYVSNRVDFGHLVNPDSYDISMTNPDMYQMLDNKLDWEKRYIHENYSENFNPDKTPIQPCPDVYWFPIVNERFTKELVQIMEAYGKWSDGTNNDPRLTGGYENVPTRDIHMNQVNYEPQWLYFLKEYVRPLQELVFTGYYHDPPRALMNFVVRYRPDEQPLLKPHHDSSTYTINIALNRAGVDYEGGGCRFIRYNCSVTDTKPGWMLMHPGRLTHYHEGLRVNNGTRYIMISFIDP, from the exons ATGTCTGGAAAAATAGTCGGATGCTGTCTGTTCTGGACATTATTCTACGCGTACCACGTGGTCTCAGAGACTCTGCCATCAACGGATGTAGACG ATGTACTAGTATTTACCGTTGCTACTGCCGAAACTGATGGGTACAGGAGATATCTTTCATCCGTGGATACCTATGGATTTCGGAATAACTTGAACGTGCTGGGAATGGGAGAAACTTGGCAAGGTGGCAATATAATGACTCATGCAGGAGGAGGATATAAAATTAATCTTTTGAAGAAAGCTCTGGAAAACTATAAAGACGACAAAGAGaagattatattatttacagacAG TTACGATGTGATATTTTTGGGTGGCTTAGCAAAAATAGTCGACAAGTTCAAAAACATGAATGCCAGAATATTATTTTCTGCGGAGGGATCGTGTTGGCCAGACAAATCCCTAGCATCCAAGTATCCGATCGCGACGCAAGGGAAGCGTTTTCTAAATTCAGGAGGCTTCGTCGGTTATTTTTCAGATATCTATGAAATTCTACATTATGCTGCTATAGAAAACACAGACGACGATCAGCTGTTCTTTACTAAAGCCTACCTCAATGAGAATTTACGAGAAAAGCATAATATTAAGTTGGATCATAAATCCGACATATTTCATAATCTCTATGCAGCCGTGG CTGACGTGGAGTTAAAATTCGAGGGTGGAAAAGCTTCGCTCGTCAATAGCGTTTACAACACAAAACCATTGATTCTTCACGGAAATGGTCATAGCAAATTGTCTTTAAATTCGTTAGGAAATTATCTGGCTCAGGCTTGGAATTCTGAGACAGGGTGCGTTATGTGCTGGGAAGGCACGATAGAACTGAATAAAACAATGCCAGAAACATACCCGGTCGTAGTAATCGCCATATTCATTGAGAGGTCCACTCCTTTCTTGGAAGAGTTTTTCGGACTGATATATAATCAAGCTTATCCAAAATCAAAGCTGCATCTATTCGTTCGCAACAATGTAGAGTACCATCAGCCCATCGCAAATGAGTTCATGAGGAAGCACGCGAGAGAATACAGGAGCTACAAGCAAATCCTTGCCAGCGATAACGTTAACGAAGTCGATGCGAGGAACTTGGCAAT GGACTACTGTTTGCTGAAGCAATGTTCTGGATATTTCTCTGTCGATTCAATTTCACATTTGGACAACGAGTACACGTTGAAGCTGCTGGTGGAGCAGCAACGAGGAATCGTTGCACCGTTGTTGGTCAGGCCATACAAAATGTGGAGCAACTTCTGGGGTGCAATTATGGACGACGGATTTTATGCCAGGAGTTTCGATTATCTCGAAATCGTAAAGAACGAAAGAAG GGGGCTATGGAATGTACCCTTCATCAACAACTGTTACTTGATCAATGCCACATTAATCAGTAAcaaagagactcgtccatcctACTCGGAGGGGGATATGGACACCGATATGGCTTTTGCTCATGCCAACAGAGAACGACTTATCTTCATGTATGTCAGCAACAGAGTCGACTTCGGACATCTCGTTAATCCAGACAGTTATGACATTTCTATGACCAATCCCGATATGTACCAAATGTTGGACAACAAATTGGACTGGGAGAAAAGATACATACATGAAAATTATTCAGAGAATTTTAATCCCGACAAGACACCCATTCAG CCCTGTCCGGACGTATATTGGTTTCCCATTGTTAACGAGAGATTTACCAAGGAGTTGGTACAAATTATGGAAGCGTATGGAAAGTGGTCCGATGGAACAAATAAT GATCCCAGATTAACGGGTGGTTACGAGAACGTACCAACCCGTGACATTCATATGAATCAAGTGAACTATGAACCGCAGTGGCTGTACTTCTTAAAGGAGTACGTTAGACCTCTGCAGGAGCTTGTATTTACCGGATATTATCACGAC CCACCTCGAGCTCTAATGAATTTCGTTGTGAGATATCGGCCTGACGAACAACCATTATTGAAACCACATCACGACAGTTCCACCTACACGATAAACATCGCCCTAAACAGGGCAGGAGTGGATTACGAGGGCGGAGGCTGCAGATTCATTCGATACAATTGTTCTGTGACGGACACCAAACCAGGCTGGATGTTGATGCACCCTGGAAGATTGACTCATTACCACGAAGGGCTCAGAGTCAACAATGGTACTCGATACATCATGATCTCGTTCATTGATCCTTAA
- the LOC117226810 gene encoding immunoglobulin domain-containing protein oig-4 isoform X1, with product MRKWGLVCLFFVCLLIGTETAKNTGIRGSSRSRTGRVYKSRMPILIPHRNPACANYYEHKDGAKIVKASHFELDYMLGRKITFFCMATGIPRPEITWLKDGIELYHHKFFQVHEWPVGNDTLKSKMEIDPATQKDAGYYECQADNQYAVDRRGFRTDYVMITY from the exons atgagaaaatgggGACTTGTGTGCCTGTTCTTTGTCTGTTTACTGATCGGTACAGAAACGGCCAAAAATACTGGAATCAGAGGTAGCAGTAGAAGCCGCACCGGAAGAGTCTACAAATCTAGGATGCCTATACTGATTCCTCATCGAAATCCAGCTTGTGCCAATTATTATGAACACAAAGAT GGAGCAAAAATAGTGAAAGCCTCTCATTTCGAGTTGGATTACATGCTAGGGAGGAAGATCACTTTCTTTTGTATGGCCACTGGAATCCCAAGGCCAGAGATCACTTGGCTAAAGGACGGGATTGAATTGTACCATCACAAGTTCTTTCAG GTGCACGAGTGGCCTGTGGGCAACGACACGCTCAAGTCAAAAATGGAAATTGACCCTGCCACACAAAAGGATGCTGGGTATTATGAGTGTCAAGCCGACAACCAGTATGCTGTTGACCGACGTGGTTTCAGAACCGATTATGTTATGATCACATACTGA
- the LOC117226810 gene encoding palladin isoform X3, which yields MRKWGLVCLFFVCLLIGTETAKNTGIRGSSRSRTGRVYKSRMPILIPHRNPACANYYEHKDGAKIVKASHFELDYMLGRKITFFCMATGIPRPEITWLKDGIELYHHKFFQVPLLLVMPRSMMMLVLLLILLLNSQEILGRRGRTRGKTRSRLQIGLPITGKYRDPESDQYYNNNNGAKILLASHFDLEYVLGHKIAFLCVARGNPRPHITWFKDGAEIYSHLYLHVHEWQVGPDKVKSKLEIDPATQMDAGVYECSADNMYSIDRRSFKTDFSIAFD from the exons atgagaaaatgggGACTTGTGTGCCTGTTCTTTGTCTGTTTACTGATCGGTACAGAAACGGCCAAAAATACTGGAATCAGAGGTAGCAGTAGAAGCCGCACCGGAAGAGTCTACAAATCTAGGATGCCTATACTGATTCCTCATCGAAATCCAGCTTGTGCCAATTATTATGAACACAAAGAT GGAGCAAAAATAGTGAAAGCCTCTCATTTCGAGTTGGATTACATGCTAGGGAGGAAGATCACTTTCTTTTGTATGGCCACTGGAATCCCAAGGCCAGAGATCACTTGGCTAAAGGACGGGATTGAATTGTACCATCACAAGTTCTTTCAGGTACCCTTATTGCTCG TCATGCCCCGCTCTATGATGATGTTAGTGTTGTTGCTCATTCTGTTATTAAATAGCCAGGAGATTCTTGGACGTAGAGGACGTACCAGAGGTAAAACTAGATCGCGTCTCCAAATAGGATTGCCTATAACTGGAAAATACCGTGATCCAGAGAGCGatcaatattacaataataataat GGTGCTAAAATACTGTTGGCGTCGCACTTTGATCTAGAGTACGTTCTGGGTCATAAGATTGCCTTCCTCTGTGTTGCACGTGGTAATCCACGCCCACACATTACATGGTTCAAGGATGGAGCCGAGATTTACAGCCATCTCTACctacat GTACACGAATGGCAAGTTGGACCGGATAAGGTGAAATCAAAACTAGAGATTGATCCTGCAACTCAAATGGACGCTGGAGTGTACGAGTGCTCGGCTGATAATATGTACAGCATCGACCGCAGATCCTTCAAGACTGATTTTTCTATTGCTTTCGATTAA